The genome window AACCGTTGACGCAACGTCTCTCGTATCGGTAATAGTCATTGACTGAACCGAAACGGGAGCTCCCCCGCCTATTTTTACGTCGCCGATTGATATCTGCCGGGATTGCCTCATAACTTGCGGAAAATGCTATTGAATAGTTATTATAGTGTCAAGAAAGCGCAAGGCTGAATGTATGTTTCAAGTACTTTCTTGGCTCGGCTAATACCCCGGAGTCTTTATTTCTTCTGAAGAGTTCGGCAAAGTATAAGAAGTAATCTAAGCGGCATAGAGGAAAGCCGACTCAATAAGTTTTTCATAGTCATTAATAAAGAGGAAATCAGGAGGCGAGAATCATGGGGATAAAAAAGATAATTCAGATAGACAGGGGCGGTTCCTCCAAGGATAAAAGCTCCGTGTCTTTTACCAAGATTGAAAAGAAGAAAAAACCCGAAAACAGCAACGAAATAACGGAAGAGACAGTCTACGGCGCTCTTAAGGATGTGTACGACCCCGAACTTCCCGTGAGCATAGTAGATCTCGGACTTATTTACGACACCAAAATCTCCGGGCGCAACGTTCAAATCAAGATGACCCTTACCACCCCAGGGTGCGCCATGGGGGCACATATAGCAGGCCAAGCTGAAATGGCCCTTAAAAGCGCGGGAGCCGATAACGTTCTTATAGAGGTGATATGGGATCCTCCCTGGAACCCCGACATGATATCCGAGGAAGGAAAAAAGAAACTGGGTATCTCTTAGGGGGAACTTTCCGCGTGGAACTAAACAGAGAACGGATAATAAAAGTTCTTAAGGGTGTTAACTATCCGGGATTTAACCGGGACATAGTGTCCTTCGGTCTCGTAAAAGACATTCTCGTGGAAGATTCGAAGGTGACCCTCTCCATAGTACTTCCCAAGCCCGACCAGAAACTTCAGTCCACAATCGAGGAAGAAGTCCGAAAAGCCATTTTCGGCATACCCGGAGTTGAAGACCTCTCGATGAAGATCGGCTCGCGACCACAGAAGCAGATAACTGCCGATGCGGGTAGTGAAAAAAGCAAGCTTCCCGATATAAAGTACTACATAGCCGTCGCAAGCGGCAAAGGAGGGGTCGGCAAGTCAACAATAGCGACCAATCTCTCCCTGGCAATATCAAAAAAAAGACAGAAAGTCGGGCTTATGGATGCCGATATTTGGGGACCGAGCGCTCCCTTGATGATGGGAATAAGCGAAAAACCCCGCGCAACCGCCGATGATAAGATCGTTCCCATAGAGAAATTCGGCCTTAAGGTAATGTCTATCGGTTTTCTCGTGAACGAGGAGGACGCTGTTATATGGAGAGGTCCCATGGTACACGGAGCGATAAAGCAGTTTATCGAGGACGTTGAGTGGAGCGGAACGGATTACTTGGTAATTGACCTTCCTCCAGGCACCGGGGATGCCCAGCTTTCTCTGGCGCAGACGGCCCCGATAAGCGGAGGGGTGATAGTAACCACTCCGCAGGACGTAGCTCTAGTGGACGTAAGAAGAGGGATACTGATGTTTAACAAACTGAATATTCCCATTCTTGGTATAGTGGAGAACATGAGCTATCTCGATATGCCCGATGTAAACGGCAAGATAGACATATTCGGCAGGGGTGGAGGAAGACGTATGGCAGAGAAGTTTGAAGTTCCGTTTCTTGGAGAAATCCCAATCGATCCGCGGATAAGAATCGGTGGGGATAACGGAACCCCCATTGTGGAGTCTGATCCGCAAAGTGCAGCCGGAAAGGCCTTTTTTGAGATTGCAGACAGGATACTCGAATCCATAGAGAACTGACTGACAAATTTAACCACCCTGGCTAGCTTTCAGGAAGTTACCAATTAGTTGTCATCAGGAATACAGGTAGTTTTTCAATCAGGTGTATGAAGACTATGATTGCGGAATGAAAGCAATTAACTGTTTGCCAGCACCGAGCTCATCAGTGCTTCCCGGGAAGTGTGTTTTGGACGGAACCCGGTCTCTCGTGTCAGCTTCTCGTTGCTGGCCACCCACGGCCATCTTG of Candidatus Dadabacteria bacterium contains these proteins:
- a CDS encoding metal-sulfur cluster assembly factor; this translates as MGIKKIIQIDRGGSSKDKSSVSFTKIEKKKKPENSNEITEETVYGALKDVYDPELPVSIVDLGLIYDTKISGRNVQIKMTLTTPGCAMGAHIAGQAEMALKSAGADNVLIEVIWDPPWNPDMISEEGKKKLGIS
- a CDS encoding Mrp/NBP35 family ATP-binding protein, with the protein product MGSSLEPRHDIRGRKKETGYLLGGTFRVELNRERIIKVLKGVNYPGFNRDIVSFGLVKDILVEDSKVTLSIVLPKPDQKLQSTIEEEVRKAIFGIPGVEDLSMKIGSRPQKQITADAGSEKSKLPDIKYYIAVASGKGGVGKSTIATNLSLAISKKRQKVGLMDADIWGPSAPLMMGISEKPRATADDKIVPIEKFGLKVMSIGFLVNEEDAVIWRGPMVHGAIKQFIEDVEWSGTDYLVIDLPPGTGDAQLSLAQTAPISGGVIVTTPQDVALVDVRRGILMFNKLNIPILGIVENMSYLDMPDVNGKIDIFGRGGGRRMAEKFEVPFLGEIPIDPRIRIGGDNGTPIVESDPQSAAGKAFFEIADRILESIEN